Part of the Gracilimonas sp. genome is shown below.
CTTAGCTAATGGATTTGCAATAGACCTATAAATATATATTGCCAAAACAACAGCCAAGAGCACAGAAAGTAAGGTTGCTAAATAATTGACAAGAGCGCCCTTTTCCAGCGATTCATCCAATAATTGATTTCGTTCCTCCTGAACTTCAAGCACATAATTTCTTAACTCTGTTATCTCCGGAATTATATTATTCCTGAAATATGGCTCGATAGAATTAATAAACATCAGGTTGGCCTGATCAGAGTTTTCTTCTCCTAAATTCAACCACTCTCTTGCAATAGACTTATAGACTTCATAACTGTTTAGTAACTCATTTACATCCTCAGGCAGGCGCTCATTTCTCCCCAACAATAGCTCCAGCTCATTTAACGCAGCTTCAAACTGCTCCAGTTCTCTTTCGAAGTCAGACGTCAATTCCATTACCGCCGGAAGTTCCTGTACTGTGTTGTATCCTTTTTCCACAACAATAGCTTCGCGGACACCATTTAAGAAAATCAGGCTTTGAAACAGGCTCCGCTCCATCTCCCCGGTATAAATTACTACCTGAGAAGCCTCATTTACAGACCGTAACTGTTCCTCCTGGATCTCGGAGGTAAATTGATCAGATACAAATCCCACAAAAGCCAGCAGCAAGCTTATGCATATAAAACCAATAATAATTTTGGTACCGAGTCTCAAAGTTGTCAGAGTTTTTTTAATAAATACTCCTTAAAGTAGAGATTCCAAGCAGGAATCTCTATTAATTCACAATTAAAAAAGACTCATGTAACAAATGTATTTAAGCCTAAAATAAAAGGATTTCTTCGATTCTATCCGCAATTCTTTTTGTAGTTGGTAACACAGATTCCATTAGCTTAACATTATAAGGAACAGGGACATCAGGCATGGTTACCCGCTCCACAGGAGCATCAAGATACTTAAATGCATCGCGCACAAGAACCGCCGAAAGCTCTGCTCCAAATCCGGCCGTCTTATTATCTTCATGAACTATAAGACATCGGTTTGTTCGCTGAATAGAATTCAGCACTGCCTCTTTATCCCAAGGCATTAAGGTCCGCAGGTCCAATACATCTGCTGAAATACCTAATTTATCTACGGCTTCTTCACTTCGCTCGCACATAGCACCCCAGGTTATTATGGTTATTTCATCTCCTTCTCTCAGCTTTTTTGCCTTTCCGAATGGAACAATATATTCGTCACCAGGATAAGGCTTCCTGGCATATTTGGCATCCAGTAAATTTCGGTGCTCAAAAAATACGGTGGGATTATTACTTCTCATAGCTGATCTTAGAAGGCCCACAGCGTCCTCGGCATTACTTGGCATGGCTACCTGCCAACCAATGGCATGGGTAAAAAACACTTCATTGCTCATACTGTGCCACGGATCTCCACATTTGGCAAAGCCTCCGGGCATACGAACTACTATTGGAGCTGCAAATCGATTGGCCGTTCTCCAACGTATGGTTCCGCAATTATTCAGTTGCTCTGTAGCCGGGTCTGCATATTTTCGAAACTGGATTTCAGCAACCGGCATCAAACCGGAATAAGCCAAGCCTACGGCGCGACCAATAATTCCTTCCTCAGAGAGACTGGTGTCAAAAACCCGTTCTTCTCCAAATTGTGACTGTAAATCCATCGTAGCTGCATGTACCCCTCCTTTCATTCCAACATCTTCCCCAAAAACCATCAACTTGGGATTTGTTTCCAGTTCATACTTTAATGTTCGGCGTATAGCTTCTACAATATTAATGCGTTGCTTTTCTGATTTGGGCTCATGGGCAGATTCGGGAAATTCATGCCCCTCCACTGCAAGCCCGCCTATTATTGGAATTTCACCTTCATCAAAAGCATACTTGGTGGTTTCAGTGGTTTCCGGCTCAGGTCGATTAAGTGCTGCTTCTGCGGCAGCTTCAATAGTATCCTGCGCTTTCTTCTCCCAGTTTTTCCAGGTTTTATCAGTGATTTGATCCGGAACCATATAGTCTTTTAACTTCTTTAGCGGATCATTTTTTTGTTCCTCTTTTAACAGTTTTTCATCCTTATAGGCTTGATTGTCTTGATAAGAATGACCGTTTAACCTAGGAACTGTTAGGCGAATAAGAGCCGGACCTTTACGGTCTCTCACATAATTCACTGATTCTTCCAATAAAGAAGCAGCCTCTTCCGGCTCTGTACCATCCCCATCATAAATCTTCAGATTGTTAAAGGATTGCAGATTATTACTGATTTTTCCGCCCGGGGTTTGGTATTCACTGGTTACTGAAATACCATAGCCATTATCTTCTATATAAAATAATACCGGAAGATTCTGAGTAGTGGCAATTGTAAGAGCCGACCAAAAACCATTGGTTGCCACAGATCCATCCCCTCCAAGAATTACGGAAATGGCTTTATCATATACTTTTTCTTTAAGTACATTTTTTCGGTATTCAATTCCCTGAGCCCAGCCAATTGCAGGGGTATATTGCGAACCGACATCCCCGGCCATAGGTAAAACTTTTGGGCCATCACTATCAGGCTTATTACAGACCACCCCAATATCCCGGCCATCACTGTAACCGCCTGACTTACCCATTGGAGCCGCCATCGCATCTTCTTCTGATAATCCAAGAGTAAGCAACAAAGGACGTGAGCGATAATATGCACTTGCTGCATCATGCTTATTCGTAAGCAAACTGCCTAATAATACCTGGCCAAGTTCATGCCCGCGAGCTGAAAATTGATAGAGTACTTCTTTATTTGGAACCAGCTCATTTTCTTCTTTCTCATCCATTGCTCTGGATGTAAGTATTAAACGGGCTACATTTTTCCAATCTATATTAGAAACTGATGTTTTCTTTTTGGATGCCTTTTTTTTCTTGGCCATAAATAAATTAAATGCGTACTTATTTTTTAGTTACTTCTAAAAATGATTGTTCGAAATGGTCCATTTCTTCTGAAAGTCCCACAGTAATACGGATACAATTTGGTAGTCCGAATGCATTGATACGACGGAGTATCACTCCTTTCTCTAACATCTTTTGGGTAAAATCAATGGCTTCCTCCTCTGTTTCCAAAACCATCATAACGGAGTTGGATATGGATTTTACGTATTCCACATCATGATCATCAAAAAATTTATAGAGTCTTTTCTTGCTCTCTTCAACCACAGCTACACTTTTGGCTAAAAACTCATCATCACCATAAGCGGCCAATGCTCCGGCCTGGCCTAATGCAGTAGGCTCAAATGTAAGTTTCGTTTTCATCATATTTTTGATGAGTTCCTTATTGGCAATAGCATATCCAACCCGAAATCCGGCCAAGCCATATGCTTTTGAAAAAGTTCTTAATACGATGATATTTTCATAGTCATATTCCAAGGCACGAGGGTAGTCTTCAACCTCCCGTGCATATTCAAAATAGGCCTCATCCATCACTACCAATACATCTTCCGGAACCTGTTGCATGAACCACTCAAATTCATCCTTATTGATATAAGTTCCCGTTGGATTATTGGGATTGGCTATATAAACCATTTTTGTTTGCTCATCGATGGCATTGGCAATAGCTTTTATATCATATTTATAATCTGTGGTAACGGGGATTCTTTTCAAATGTACCCCACGAACTCCTATCTGAACAAAAAAACCGACAAAAGTAGCATCTGCAGTAATGGCGTTTTCACGATTTAAGAAAAAAGTCTTACATAAAATAGAAATGATGCTTTCCGAACCAGATGCAAGTAACACATTTTCCGGATCAACACTGTTTCGCTCGGCAATAGCCGCTCTTAATTTTCTGGCAACAGGATCAGGATAATCCTGAATAACTTTAAAAGCTTCGTCTATAGCTTCTTTTACTTT
Proteins encoded:
- the hisC gene encoding histidinol-phosphate transaminase — protein: MSTKTGKPLVPSNIETLKPYVAGKTIAEVADLYKPDKIAKLASNENRLGCSPKVKEAIDEAFKVIQDYPDPVARKLRAAIAERNSVDPENVLLASGSESIISILCKTFFLNRENAITADATFVGFFVQIGVRGVHLKRIPVTTDYKYDIKAIANAIDEQTKMVYIANPNNPTGTYINKDEFEWFMQQVPEDVLVVMDEAYFEYAREVEDYPRALEYDYENIIVLRTFSKAYGLAGFRVGYAIANKELIKNMMKTKLTFEPTALGQAGALAAYGDDEFLAKSVAVVEESKKRLYKFFDDHDVEYVKSISNSVMMVLETEEEAIDFTQKMLEKGVILRRINAFGLPNCIRITVGLSEEMDHFEQSFLEVTKK
- a CDS encoding transketolase C-terminal domain-containing protein, coding for MAKKKKASKKKTSVSNIDWKNVARLILTSRAMDEKEENELVPNKEVLYQFSARGHELGQVLLGSLLTNKHDAASAYYRSRPLLLTLGLSEEDAMAAPMGKSGGYSDGRDIGVVCNKPDSDGPKVLPMAGDVGSQYTPAIGWAQGIEYRKNVLKEKVYDKAISVILGGDGSVATNGFWSALTIATTQNLPVLFYIEDNGYGISVTSEYQTPGGKISNNLQSFNNLKIYDGDGTEPEEAASLLEESVNYVRDRKGPALIRLTVPRLNGHSYQDNQAYKDEKLLKEEQKNDPLKKLKDYMVPDQITDKTWKNWEKKAQDTIEAAAEAALNRPEPETTETTKYAFDEGEIPIIGGLAVEGHEFPESAHEPKSEKQRINIVEAIRRTLKYELETNPKLMVFGEDVGMKGGVHAATMDLQSQFGEERVFDTSLSEEGIIGRAVGLAYSGLMPVAEIQFRKYADPATEQLNNCGTIRWRTANRFAAPIVVRMPGGFAKCGDPWHSMSNEVFFTHAIGWQVAMPSNAEDAVGLLRSAMRSNNPTVFFEHRNLLDAKYARKPYPGDEYIVPFGKAKKLREGDEITIITWGAMCERSEEAVDKLGISADVLDLRTLMPWDKEAVLNSIQRTNRCLIVHEDNKTAGFGAELSAVLVRDAFKYLDAPVERVTMPDVPVPYNVKLMESVLPTTKRIADRIEEILLF